Proteins from one bacterium genomic window:
- a CDS encoding small-conductance mechanosensitive channel, which produces MNVTNPITTLKPAASLAFPAILRKPFLLACLFLVAFLPLGGSLLRWKGLPPGYGAFPPPRVAPPPGLDTRYLVVFSLVALGLCLYLGAPRLFGFKAPVRVAPAKAGPLPAWFAPGVAVMGVSWGLMWFGSGLLARFSFVPLWWGFIYALDGLVYARTNGRSIVGSRKHEMLILALVSVVGWYLFEYLNYFALGNWYYPHAHLLTPFGNVVWYTLSYTTIWPACFEWYMLLMTFPAIRRRWADGPKIALSRGLMAASLMTGLALLFLMGRFPYPMFWALWVGSLLVIMGGLKVAGFWTPFDAMAQGDWSRFSVMALATLLNGLCWEVWNYGSQAFRNGVPSNPNFWGYDVPYVNVIHLFSEMPLLGYFGYLCFGLLVWVVWVAIAHLVDLEPDFAHQEVMAAVQAATSSENLPAKAG; this is translated from the coding sequence ATGAACGTCACCAACCCGATCACCACGCTCAAACCCGCCGCTTCGTTGGCTTTCCCGGCGATCCTCCGCAAACCCTTCCTGCTCGCTTGCCTGTTCTTGGTGGCCTTCTTGCCCCTGGGCGGCAGCTTGCTGCGCTGGAAGGGCCTTCCCCCGGGCTACGGCGCCTTTCCGCCGCCTAGGGTCGCACCGCCGCCCGGGCTCGACACCCGGTACCTCGTGGTCTTCTCCCTGGTCGCCCTCGGACTGTGCCTGTACCTGGGGGCGCCGCGCCTCTTCGGCTTCAAGGCGCCGGTGCGGGTCGCCCCAGCGAAGGCCGGTCCGCTCCCTGCCTGGTTCGCTCCGGGCGTGGCGGTCATGGGGGTCAGCTGGGGCCTGATGTGGTTCGGGTCGGGACTGCTTGCGCGCTTTAGCTTCGTGCCCCTCTGGTGGGGCTTCATCTACGCGCTCGACGGCCTGGTCTACGCCCGCACGAACGGGCGCTCCATCGTCGGCTCGCGCAAGCACGAGATGCTCATCCTGGCGCTCGTCTCGGTGGTGGGCTGGTACCTGTTCGAGTACCTCAACTACTTCGCGCTCGGCAACTGGTACTACCCCCACGCGCACCTGCTGACGCCGTTCGGCAACGTCGTCTGGTACACCCTCTCCTACACGACGATCTGGCCGGCCTGCTTCGAGTGGTACATGCTGCTCATGACCTTCCCGGCCATTCGCCGGCGCTGGGCCGATGGCCCGAAGATCGCCCTCTCGCGCGGCCTGATGGCGGCGAGCCTCATGACGGGCCTCGCGCTCCTGTTCCTCATGGGGCGCTTCCCCTACCCCATGTTCTGGGCGCTCTGGGTCGGCTCGCTGCTGGTCATCATGGGCGGGCTCAAGGTGGCGGGCTTCTGGACCCCCTTCGATGCCATGGCCCAGGGCGATTGGTCCCGCTTCAGCGTCATGGCGCTTGCGACCCTCTTGAACGGCTTGTGCTGGGAGGTCTGGAACTACGGCAGCCAGGCCTTTCGCAACGGCGTCCCGTCGAACCCCAACTTCTGGGGCTACGACGTGCCCTACGTGAACGTCATCCACCTCTTCTCGGAGATGCCCTTGCTCGGGTACTTCGGCTACCTCTGCTTCGGGCTCCTGGTCTGGGTGGTGTGGGTGGCGATCGCGCACCTGGTCGACCTGGAGCCGGACTTCGCCCACCAGGAGGTCATGGCGGCCGTCCAGGCGGCCACATCATCCGAGAACCTGCCGGCAAAAGCCGGCTAG
- a CDS encoding DUF421 domain-containing protein, protein MEFVYGGLAPLLRIILVGTLSYLSLLVILHVTGQRSLGRMQTFDVIVAVAMGATFGRLLTAKEVELDEAITAFLLLAALHYSVSRLTYRFPRLAAALTTKPLLLYREGFIRSAMDRQCITEQELLAAARKSGLKSLRQVEAIVLETDGTLAVIRRAPEYDDSTLRGLEG, encoded by the coding sequence ATGGAGTTCGTGTATGGGGGCTTGGCACCGCTGCTGCGTATCATCCTCGTCGGCACGCTTTCTTATCTGAGTCTGCTGGTCATCCTCCACGTCACCGGGCAGCGATCGCTGGGCCGGATGCAGACCTTCGATGTGATCGTCGCAGTGGCGATGGGTGCGACCTTCGGGCGGCTGTTGACCGCCAAGGAGGTCGAGCTCGACGAGGCGATTACCGCCTTCTTGCTACTCGCCGCCCTGCACTATTCGGTCTCTCGGCTGACGTACCGCTTCCCGCGCCTTGCCGCCGCGCTGACGACCAAGCCCCTCTTGCTCTATCGCGAGGGCTTCATCCGCTCGGCCATGGATCGCCAGTGCATCACCGAGCAGGAGCTGCTCGCCGCCGCTCGCAAAAGCGGCCTAAAGTCACTGCGCCAGGTTGAGGCGATTGTCCTTGAAACGGACGGCACCCTCGCGGTGATCCGCCGTGCGCCCGAGTACGACGACTCGACCCTGCGCGGCCTCGAGGGCTAG
- a CDS encoding TetR/AcrR family transcriptional regulator translates to MTKDKIRAGALAMFAQRGYDETTLDEIAEAAGVAKGTLYYHFKNKEALYAYVLSQGLADLTEAIAQAVSFEGLLPLERVAALHEALFRVLARERDFCRVLLASASNRQTHTEAAWSHLGPFFAFLEKTLAELQAQGAIAAELDIPTAASATFGMIGMVVLRKHFRGEEVDVEPTRGTVLRMERLALG, encoded by the coding sequence ATGACCAAGGACAAGATTCGCGCCGGAGCGCTCGCCATGTTCGCCCAGCGGGGCTACGACGAGACGACCCTGGACGAGATCGCCGAGGCGGCCGGTGTCGCCAAGGGTACGCTCTACTACCACTTCAAGAACAAGGAAGCGCTCTACGCCTACGTGCTCTCGCAGGGCCTGGCGGACTTGACGGAGGCGATCGCGCAGGCGGTCTCGTTCGAGGGCCTCTTGCCCCTCGAACGCGTCGCGGCCCTGCACGAGGCCCTCTTCCGGGTGCTGGCGCGCGAGCGGGACTTCTGCCGGGTGCTGCTCGCCTCCGCTTCCAATCGCCAGACGCACACCGAGGCGGCCTGGAGCCACCTGGGCCCTTTCTTCGCTTTCCTCGAAAAGACGCTCGCCGAGTTGCAGGCCCAAGGGGCGATCGCAGCCGAGCTGGACATCCCGACGGCGGCCTCGGCCACCTTCGGGATGATCGGGATGGTCGTGCTGCGCAAGCACTTCCGGGGCGAGGAGGTCGACGTGGAGCCGACGCGCGGCACCGTTCTTCGCATGGAGCGCCTGGCGCTCGGTTAA
- a CDS encoding HlyD family efflux transporter periplasmic adaptor subunit, producing MEQETGIERHEPPTQAERSRTRRGVIAFAGVALAFSVALGFAQATQSHTTQGPALTGVVEGTEIDLAFKLPGRVAAVTVREGDTLKAGQEVARLTSEEVQAKLEQAEGAYALAEVRAAQARQGVSLMDGASSAQVHQAQAAVQAANAQLDAMRNGARPEEVAQLEAKLRASKTGESAARVAYEGIKELYQAGGVAKAKHDEALAQYDKLRAEREATEEQLRMARKGARQEQLSASRAQVAQASAVYDQAMANRVQVSLKALDVAAAEAGMKQAKGLVDEAQAALRNTHLFAPVDGVVKTVAINPGELVPQGGLVVTVEDVRARYVKFYVDEQRLAGIRAGERQELYVPAMDRRVAAKVLAVSPSADFAVRKATRELGERDVRAFTVKLRVEEPELLPGYTVEWQPRKEKVS from the coding sequence ATGGAACAAGAAACGGGAATCGAACGCCACGAGCCACCCACGCAGGCCGAGCGCAGCCGCACCCGGCGTGGAGTCATCGCCTTCGCGGGGGTGGCCCTCGCCTTCAGCGTCGCGCTCGGCTTCGCCCAGGCGACCCAGTCCCACACCACCCAGGGACCGGCCTTGACGGGGGTGGTCGAGGGCACCGAGATCGATCTGGCCTTCAAGCTGCCCGGCCGGGTGGCGGCCGTGACCGTCCGCGAGGGGGACACCCTCAAGGCAGGCCAGGAGGTGGCCCGCCTGACCTCCGAGGAGGTCCAGGCCAAGCTCGAGCAGGCCGAGGGGGCCTACGCCCTCGCCGAGGTCCGCGCGGCCCAGGCGCGGCAGGGCGTCTCTCTGATGGACGGCGCGAGCAGCGCCCAGGTCCACCAGGCGCAGGCGGCCGTCCAGGCGGCGAACGCGCAGCTCGACGCCATGCGCAACGGGGCGCGCCCCGAAGAGGTGGCCCAGCTCGAAGCGAAGCTCAGGGCCTCCAAGACCGGCGAGAGCGCCGCGCGGGTCGCCTACGAGGGCATCAAGGAGCTCTATCAGGCGGGTGGGGTGGCCAAGGCCAAGCACGACGAGGCCCTCGCCCAGTACGACAAGCTGCGCGCCGAGCGCGAGGCGACCGAGGAGCAGCTGCGGATGGCCCGCAAGGGCGCTCGCCAGGAGCAGCTCTCGGCCTCGCGGGCCCAGGTCGCGCAGGCGTCCGCCGTCTACGACCAGGCCATGGCGAACCGGGTCCAGGTCTCGCTCAAGGCCCTCGACGTGGCCGCCGCCGAGGCCGGCATGAAGCAGGCCAAGGGCCTGGTGGACGAGGCGCAGGCCGCGCTTCGGAACACCCACCTCTTCGCGCCGGTGGACGGGGTGGTCAAGACCGTGGCGATCAACCCAGGCGAGCTGGTGCCGCAGGGCGGGCTGGTGGTAACGGTCGAGGACGTGCGCGCGCGCTACGTGAAGTTCTACGTGGACGAGCAGCGCCTTGCGGGCATCCGCGCCGGCGAGCGGCAAGAGCTCTACGTGCCTGCCATGGACCGACGGGTCGCCGCCAAGGTCCTCGCCGTCTCGCCCTCGGCCGATTTCGCGGTCCGCAAGGCGACCCGCGAGCTGGGCGAGCGCGACGTGCGGGCCTTCACCGTCAAGCTGCGCGTCGAAGAGCCCGAGCTGCTGCCCGGCTACACGGTCGAGTGGCAGCCCCGGAAGGAGAAGGTCTCATGA
- a CDS encoding ABC transporter permease — protein sequence MSASQAFVRVFGREWRTIFKDKTIRNVMLIVPVLYCAMFGWLYSAQRVTDLPLVVVDQDRSALSRELVRALDQDQTFRVTAHLRSEAEALAEIDAARAAVAVVIPPSLEQDVKRGREAAVLTLVDGANMMVSNTAVRAANTDIKTISAGITLKKLAARGQWGSVGERTFTGIDYRYRVLFNPTFSYADFMVLGLVGAALQQVLLLGVALGATREKEAGTWHQTLETTPFWALWLGKTLPYWLVTMTMTVLCLSVAVFGFGLPVHGPLWPVLLVSGVFCLAVAALGLLISFAFSTQLMATQVAMLIAVPSFMLSGFTWPQMAMPQPLAVVSQLLPLTYYLHAIREVVSKGHGLESLATDFVALLAMTLVSLVALVWLRARAVAKAPVPDARLAQANATL from the coding sequence ATGAGCGCCTCTCAAGCCTTCGTCCGGGTCTTCGGGCGCGAGTGGCGCACGATCTTCAAAGACAAGACGATCCGCAACGTCATGCTGATCGTGCCGGTCCTCTACTGCGCGATGTTCGGCTGGCTCTACAGCGCCCAGCGCGTGACGGATTTGCCCCTGGTGGTGGTCGATCAGGACCGGAGCGCCCTGAGCCGCGAGCTCGTGCGGGCCCTGGACCAGGACCAGACCTTCCGGGTGACGGCGCACCTGAGAAGCGAGGCCGAGGCCTTGGCCGAGATCGACGCGGCTCGGGCCGCGGTGGCGGTCGTCATCCCGCCTTCGCTCGAACAGGACGTGAAGCGTGGGCGCGAGGCGGCGGTCCTCACCCTGGTGGACGGCGCGAACATGATGGTCTCGAACACCGCCGTGCGCGCCGCCAACACCGACATCAAGACCATCTCGGCCGGCATCACCCTCAAGAAGCTCGCCGCGCGCGGCCAGTGGGGGAGCGTCGGCGAGCGCACCTTCACCGGGATCGACTACCGCTACCGGGTCCTCTTCAACCCGACCTTCTCGTACGCCGACTTCATGGTGCTGGGGCTGGTGGGGGCCGCGCTGCAGCAGGTGCTCTTGCTCGGGGTCGCCCTTGGTGCGACCCGCGAGAAGGAGGCGGGCACCTGGCATCAGACCCTCGAAACGACGCCCTTCTGGGCGCTGTGGCTCGGGAAGACCCTGCCCTACTGGCTCGTCACGATGACCATGACGGTCCTCTGCCTTTCGGTCGCCGTCTTCGGCTTCGGCCTGCCCGTTCACGGCCCCTTGTGGCCGGTGCTGCTGGTGAGCGGCGTCTTTTGCCTTGCGGTTGCCGCTCTCGGCTTGCTTATTTCCTTTGCCTTCTCGACCCAGCTGATGGCGACCCAGGTGGCGATGCTGATCGCCGTTCCCTCCTTCATGCTCTCGGGCTTCACCTGGCCGCAGATGGCCATGCCCCAGCCCCTCGCCGTCGTCTCCCAGCTACTGCCCTTGACCTACTACCTCCACGCCATCCGGGAGGTCGTCTCGAAGGGCCACGGGCTCGAATCGCTCGCCACGGATTTCGTGGCCTTGCTCGCCATGACGCTCGTTTCGCTCGTGGCGCTCGTGTGGTTGCGCGCGCGGGCCGTGGCGAAGGCGCCGGTACCGGATGCGCGCCTCGCACAGGCGAACGCGACGCTTTAG